DNA sequence from the Pichia kudriavzevii chromosome 4, complete sequence genome:
TCGACACCATACGATTGGGCTAAAAATATACCATGCAGGAACATTCAAATACATGGTTTCTGTAAATTTGAGCATAAAGGCTGCTCTTATAATCACGACTTAGCTTCAAAAGAGTCATCCATCGAAGCACCGCCATCTGCGTCCACCAGTGAATCAATGAGTGATAATCATAAATCTAAGGGCTTGAATGGTCCAAAATTAAACACTAGCATTACCTCATCAAATAATACTTTTGCAGAACAAAATTCCATATCTTCACCAGTAACTTCTGCACAACATTTCAAACCCACTCTTTTAAAGCAAAGTAGCTCTTTTTCCAACGAAATAGGGCCAAACGGTGTATCCTCATCAGCTAGGAAGTTTAATGTTGCTTCTCCAGCATTCACTCCGATTTCGGCAAATAAGTTTTCGGCAATGTCACCATCACTGGATACGATACCTACTTTCACCCCATCAAACATTCCGGTTCCTAATTATGATCAGACACACCCTCAACAAGAAGAGCCTAGCGCGGTTGCATCTACACTAAGATCACCCACCAATGACTTGAATGTTTCTAGTGGAAAACCCCATACATCAAATGAATCTCCCTTAAATGATATGAACTCGTTGAAGTCGTCGATTTCAACAGCAACTTCTTTTAATCCAGTCACTGCACCGATTTTTACTCCAGATTCAAATCTGCCTTCCAATCCAACTACAGATGCACACTTTCACTCTCAACCTCTTGGTGAGCAGttgttttatcaaaacaCCAACCCTTATCCAGTAAATTTCCTTCTTTACGCCCCACCCCCTCCTCCACACATCGAATTGAATAAACGATCTAATGAAAGAACAGTTaatgatttatttattgataataagTTACGAGAATACttgcaaatgaaaaacGAAGAAAGTCTCAAGTCTATTTCACATACAGAATTAGATTTACCCAGGAACGTAGGTGTTTATCATTCTTTATATCCGATTGACAAAAATTTTGACTACAGCACAAAATCATTTGGCTATACATCAATTGTTTACAAATGTATGTCGAATACTGACGGCAGGCTTTATGCTATGAGAAGATTACAAAATGTTCCGATTAGTTCGGCTTCGGTTTTAAACTCAGtaaagaaatggaaaaaactCAATTGTTCTAATGTTGTCAAGATTCATGAAGTTTTCACATCCAGAGCTTTTAATGACAACTCTCTAGTTCTAATTTATGACTATTATCCAATGTCTCTCAATTTGATGGAAAACCACTTTATGTCTTTACCTGGAAAGAACCCGGAATTGATTACCGAGGATTGTTTGTGGAACTACACCattcaattgttgaatgCTATAACAGAGGCAAGTAAACTATCCTTGACAATTGGTGAACTTAATCCATCCAAAATTATCATCACAAACAAAGGTAGAATTAGGCTCTCTGCGGTTGCCATAAAAGATATTATAAAGGACGTAAAGAATAGTTTGAATAATACAGGTGCAGTTGCTAAAAAAGAAGAGCCGCCTGAAAGCTCCGACTTATTAGAACTTGGTAAGttgatcttttttttggccAAATCTACCACTCTCATTCAGGAACCATCAGATGACCCTGCTAAGATTGTTGCTCAATTAAAGTATTCTAGTGCTTTTAAGGATGCACTCCTCTATTTGCTGAGTGGAAGTCCGACAATTGAAGAGTTCCAAAGGTTAGTTGCACCTATGATTCTTAAATTAGCAGATGGTTTACAGAATAGTTGCGATGCTATGGAGTCTACTTTAATGGGAGAGCTTGAAAACGCAAGATTGGTGAGGCTATTTGCCAAACTCGACTTTATTAGCGAGAGACCTGAAATGGTTAAGGATGGTTCATGGTCTGAGACAGGAGAAAGGTATCCTATCAAGcttttcaaagattatGTTTTTCACCAAGTTGACGATAATGGTAATCCAGTAGTCGATTTGACTCATGTTATCAATTGTTTGAACAAACTTGATGCTGGGGTTGATGAAAACCTTCTTCTAGTTAGTCCAGATGAAATGACTTGTCTAATCATGAGTTATAAGGagttgaaagaattgatcaacaaaACTTTCCTAACTTTATTGGGCAAGGAATAATATTAATATATGAGGAGACACTTATGTATATTACATATTACTGtactttattttgaatgaatgatttcaaaaaaaaaaaaagcctAAAATGTATAAAATGTgcaaaaaaacaataaaaatcCTAGTAAACTAACACCAGTAGGTACGAAGCAGAAAGAAGGACAACGGGGCATCCAtttgatttggaaatatcTACAAAGTATAGATAAGGGGCTTTTTGACATTtctgtctttttttttcttgatagAAAACTCTATTAGTTCAAAAACCTTTGCTAATTAACTGACCATTAATAGGGTTTACGTATAAGACAAATAAGTCTTGTTTACTTTACAAAAAAAGTTGTGACAtaactgttttttttggttcaaaaatttcaaaaacttcttGAATCATTTCTGCAAAAAACTATGCTgacaacaaaaacaagtcattccagaaaaaaatgtcatattcaaaataagTTGAGAAGATTTGGTATAAAGCTGAACAGATGGTGGATATATTATTGGTACACAGGTAATCCAGAGGATGATCCTACATTGCTCACATCTAGACCTAGAAATACTCCATTGATATCATTAAGAAATGATGAGTATTGCAGATATATATCTCAAAATGTGTTTGTACAAGTAAGAGGGAATAATTTTTGGAAGAGCCCTAGCAACTTTAATATTGGTGGAGTAAGAAATCCTTTACAACAGATAAATGTTGGGGTCCCCATTCTATCTCCAAAGAGACacagcaaaagaaaacaaaacctTCATATTATAAGGAACCCAGAAATTTACCAAGATGAAGATAAGGAAAACATAGCAGTTAAATGTATACTGATCCCTGAAGAACCTACAGAACGGTACAAAGAGGAAATAAATATAGTTGATacagaagaaacaaattccCTAGATTCTTTTGAGAGAATTCTTAGAGGAAGTATTGATAGCACTTATGGAAAACTATTTTCGTTGCATTTTTGTAAACCAATTGTAGGAAAAGAACGGAAGAAACCTTTTTGTGAAGAGAGTTACACCAGTGAAAAAAGAGTCCAGAGCAATTTGTTGCCTTTGATTATATCTGAGCCTAGTGACGGTGTGAATGATCCGACATCAGGGAAAACAATTGATAATATGATACTTCAGAAATGGGATCGACATATAATCCAGCAAACAGAGGCTGTagtttttggatttgatgaGGATCAAATCGATATGCAGGGGGGACTAAAAGTTCAAAAAAGTAGTGATGGGGTTGCTAATAACAATCCCAAATTAGAAGAAGGGGGTGACCTAGGTAATCTACTACCATTGGAAGTTAACTCTATTCTCtcagaagatgaaattgcTTTAATTCCTTTAATTCAGAAGGCAGAGTTTTTTACAAAGGACACCACTTTAAGAGACAATCACACTCAACCTTTATTAACTGTTCGGTGTAGTTTTGAAAGTTGtgatgaaataaaagaataCCAAGCAAAACACGGTGTAGGGAAATACATCGTGGAAACAACAAACTCTATTCCCATGAAGAAGAGAGCAGATAAATCTTTTTACCgaaatgctatttttaagATACCCTATTCAAAATCTAAAGAAAGTGATGAGATCACTCTTGGTTTTCAATTATTAGGAAAAATCAGACActgttttcatcaaattttaGGGGGACGAGGTACAGTAAAAGTCACAAAAATAGAACAGCATaatgaagaacaaaaaatcaagaatgGACATGTTTCGCATTTACATCAGTGGGAGTCATGTCATGATGTTGGTGCACACAAGTACAATGACTCAGAATCAAGCGTCTTTGGAGCAGGAGCAGGAGCAGGAACAGTAGCAGGAgcaaaaggagaaaatatGGTTACTAACAAGTCACCTGACCCAGGCCTAATATATAAAACTGAGAGCTTGTTCTTTGGAGATTACAATATTGACTTTTTTtgtaaagaaaatggaGACAATCTCACACAGAGGTTTGCTTGTATCCAAAACATAACATCTCAGAAGTGATGAGCTTGGAAAAGTCTTAAAAATACATAGTAAACCGACAGATGGGGCTGTGCCGCAGCTGAAACATGATCTGAAACACAACATGAAACATAGCATATATGCGGTAGCGGTCTGTTTCATTTTTCCCCTCCAGTAATTCCTCCAGCAGTTAGTATTTCGTATAGTATATacagttttttttagaGTTCAGCAGAATGCCAAAATTTGTAGAACTTTTTGTGGGACATTACTTTCGCAAGAGCCCATCTACCCTTAAAACATAACTACTTATTGGAGTTACACCAGCAAGAGGTTTTGAGGAATTTAAGAGCAACCAAACTTACAGCTAAACAGGGTGAATTTCTAGAATTTTGTTTAAATAAATATTGTCTCAAAACATagaaatcatcaaaccATGGGATGTACTACTAGCAAGATAGAACCTAACAAGACTAGTTCAGAAGATAgtaattttccaaattcatcaatccAACATCGGCAACCGGATATTGACCAGCTACAAAAATGGCAAGATAACAGACTGGAGAAAATGATGCAACAAGGTAaagcaaataaaaagaatcaaataaagatgCTACTATTGGGTGCAGGTGAATCAGGAAAATCTACAGTTTTGAAACAGATGAGGTTACTGCATTTAGGGGGATTTACAGTGCAAGAGAAAATCCAGTATAAAAACATTATTTGGGCAGATACCGTTGCTAGTATGCAGACCCTAATTATACAAGCCAGAAATTTGGGATTAGAACTTGAATCGGACGACCCGACATCTGAGTTATACTCTTCCAAGCAAATGATTCTACACTACAAACCTCTTGAGAGTATTGACACACCCGCCGCTGGAGGAGTGGCATTTTTGAAGGACTATTTGGTGAAATACAGCGAGAAGAGTGCTACCGATAGAAGGAACAAAAGTAGTGGAAGGGCTGATGTAGGATGGATGGAGCATAGCAACCCCACTGATGGAAGTTTAGTATCTGACgatattttgaatgattACAAGGAGACAGACGAATTACTAAAAGATTATGCTGGTAACGATAGTCATAGTCCGATTGAAGACAAAAGTGGGAACAGTGTTTCTAAAAGAGATGTAGCCGATGCAATAGCAAAACTATGGAGCTACGATAGAGGAATTAGAAGGTGTTTCCAAAAGTCCAATCTTTTCCAACTGGAAGGTTCGTCTCcgtatttctttgataatgTACAAAACTATGCCGATGAGGAATATATGTGTACTGAAGATGACATTCTCAAGGGGAGAATAAAGACCACAGGTATAACAGAGaccaatttcaacatcaacggcatcaaattcaagctGTTGGATGCTGGTGGTCAACGGTCtgagaggaaaaaatggaTACACTGTTTCCAAGATATAACCTGTGCATGTTTTGTGTTGGCAGTTTCCGAGTATGACCAAATGTTGTTTGAGGACGAGAGAGTCAATCGGATGTATGAGGCAATTATGCTCTTTGATTCGTTGGTGAACTCCAAATGGTTTGCCAATACTCCCTTTATtctctttttgaataaagTTGATTTATTACATGATAAAGTTCGAAAATCGCCACTTCGGAAATACTTCCCTGACTTTGACGGGAAAAGCAACGATGCGGAGGATGCATTGCGGtactttgaaaatttgttCTTAAGTTTGAACAAATCCAAGAGACCAATCTATGTCCATCGAACGTGTGCAACAGACACACAGTCAATGAAGTTCATCTTGACTGCCGTCACAGATATGGTGATACAACACAACCTAAAGAAAAGTGGTTTATTTTAAGCTCTATATCAACAGCAGTGTATTTCCTATGTACTCCTTAACCTATAGGCTCTAATGCACGGAAATATCACACTCCAGTGTTCAGTTTCCAGAACGGATCTAAGTGAATCCCTTTAAATTCCGCACGGACTTAGCATGCGATGGGTACAGAGAACGTTGGGAAATTCACGAAATCTTCTCCAGCTGTGGCGTTTACGCTTTTTCGAGTTTGCTTGCTCTGCCTAGATGCTCACAACTCCCCCCTCCCCCCTCCCCTCTGCTATAAAAAAGGGGTTCCCTTCCCTTATAGTCAATCCACAGTTCTTTAGAACAAACTTCCACGTTGTTTGCCGCAGTCAAGAGATACTTTACAACCAGTGCTAGACCAATGTCCCAACAAACCGTTGCACAAGTCCAAGATTTAATCAAAAGCCACAAGGTCTTTGTTGCATCCAAGACCTACTGTCCTTATTGCAGTGCTACTAAGAAGTTCTTAGAAGACGTCTATCCAGATGCGTATGTTTTGGAACTCGATACCATTGACAACGGCAGTGAAATACAGCAAGTCTTGGCAGAGATAACTGGCCAAAGAACCGTTCCaaacattttcatcaatgaaaaacacATTGGAGGTAATTCCGACTTACAAGCTTTAGGTAAGGAGAAGGTCAAGCAATTAATTGGCGCTTGAGTTTATGTTTAGTGTATATACACCCGCTATATTCCACTTAGTAAATGATTATTCATATACATGAATCGATTCTAGTTTTGCCATCTTGTAGCTAAAGTCCCTCTACGATGAAGGTCTTTTGGGGCAAGAATTTTGTCTCTAGCGAACATTTCACTCGACAGCGGCTCATCTACTTGAATAGCATCATATAACGCTGGACTTGCCTCTCTGCAGATGTAGAGGATAAAGTGCTGCTGTATTTGTACAACAAACTATGGTGAATGGGGACATGAGGAACATCCAGACCGAAATAGAGCTGGCCACAACTTTGGTTCAGTCTTCGATCATTAAACCCAGATATAGAGACGAGGATATCCTTTTCAGTACCATCGGCGTCTATGAAGATGACAACCTATTACAGCATATGAATTCAAATCTAGCCTATGTTTTGCCTGGCTCCAACAATATACTCTTTGTAAGGAGCAACTATACAAGTGCACTGTTTTATACATTGATGAGACGTATCTTggcaattttcttttccatgTATCGATTCTTTTTGCTATCGTTATCGATATCTCTGGATCTTATTGATAAGGGAGAATCGCTCTTCTGGTGCTTGCTATCTTTTCTACCCTTCCCGGAAGATGTTTCTGAGGTTGGACCGGCTGCAGTATATAGTTCAACATCTGTTGATAAAGTTTCACTAGGTGGGGAGGAAGCTGCTAGCCATAGTATAAATGTGACGTCTCTCAGAGAAGATATGGGTAATCATTTAAAATCATACGGATTACTACCTACTAGAATTGGCAACAGGATCTTGGAGAAGTCTCTAATGGCTTCTGTTCCTAGGAACCGTCTACATATTAGAAGAGTCACAGCAAGCTGGTGTGTTCCTTATCACATGTGCTTTATCTTTGAGATGTCGCCACTTGTTGTTCCTCAACCACCAGAGGTACCTACCCCTTACTTAGACTTTGATAAGAAAATGGTGGTTCCTGATAAGAAGGACATTGCCAAGGTTCTATCAAAGAGAGCTGAATGGTCTTCATTACATCATACACACAAAGCCGCTGAGAAGTTTCGTTTAGTTTATGAGGCTTCTAAATGTATAGCATGGGCCGCTTGTTCCGGGGTTCGCATTGTCACAGTCTTTGAATCAAATGGGTATGCCTGGTTAGATATGCCAAAAATTGCCACAGTTGTTTATGAGGAAATAAACAGCCTCACTGATTCTTCTTACAGTGTATTTGATAACATCAAGCTAGTAAACCTACAAACCGCAGAGACGTATGATGTGTTCCCCAAAGAGTCCAAGATCCGTCAGCTCGACTCAAACCAGTTTGGAAACAACAAGGAGTTTGATCCGAATCTAGACGGATCTCAAGAGACATACAAAGAAGTACTTGAAGAAGTAGTCCCTGCACCTGAACCTATAGTGTCATACACATGCAAAACTGAGGCAAAGATACCTCTAGATGCTAGACATATGTTTCGCACAAATCTCACGGTTTTCTTCCAGTCTAATAAAGATAGTGATACAAAACAAGTTTTAGCCCATAAAGtaaagaggaaaatatGTGATATTCTCAACAAGAAACCAAGTTTAAACTCGAAGAGTTTGAAACATTCCCCATTGAATCCAGTCTATATTGACCTTGAACAATACGTCGATCCCGAAATAATCTACAGATTTCATAGTTCCAGCCAAAATCCTAATTCCTTGACAGGCTATCCGTTGGTTCCCCTTGTTACTGGCACTAAAGTCTCTGATACTGTAGCTACGAAATCCTTAGGAACTTTGCATAGGGACACGCGTGTTCCAATCTTTATATCCCAGGGGAGACCAGTAAATTTTGCCCAGTTTGTGAAAGGAATCATGACTTTCCATGAAATGCTTAAACGGGGGTAATACTCTGTGGTTTTAAACAAGTTTTAGATAGCTTGCATTTCCCTACAGGCTCATCATTGCTAATTTCTTACCTATTACTTCAGTGTTTATTCTAGTTAATATTGGTTCTTAAATACCAATCTTGATATTCGAACGATCTGTTTATCTTCTTGAGAAAATTGCGTCCCTTCATACTgagtttctctttttaaATGCTAATTATGAATGATGATATGACAGATAAGTGCCTGTCATTTGCCAGTCTCTAAAGTACGCGTATCCACGATTTTTCTACTTCAAGTACCTCTTCTAGTACTCTCTACGTATTTGGAAAAGGGGAAGTTTAATTTAAGTTCCGCAGGACCAACCTTTTATTAGATGTTTCCTTCAGTACAGACTTCAAAGAAGTGTCATGACTGGCTGAACCGAGAAAGATAAACAAGAACTACAATTATGACAGCCTTTTTCAACACGCCCGTATAGTGGCTTGATCTTATGAAATGCAGCCCCGTTAAACATGGGTGTGCCTTCTGAGATCAATTACGACTAGACCCTTTCACACATGGAGAGATTGCTGTTCAACAAATACGCACGTCAACTCTTATTTTCTCGATTACGCTGAGCCCTCGCGAGGGCTCTCAATCTGTAAAACAATGGATCACTGTACACGCTGAATCTTGCCTTCATAAACTTTCTTTCTTATCAgtgtttcttctttaacaGGATACAAGTTCTTTGgggaaacaaaaatcaTGGGAAGAAAAGTAGCTAAAAAGATTCCACCAACATTTAAGTATTTAGGGTTTGAAGAAGTCGGTTATTTGAGCGTCGGTAGGGCTTCATCGAAAGACCAGACCAGATctttaaattcaaaaggaGGCATTTACATGTTTCACCCAAATGTAAGCGCTTCacatttgaagtttcatTACAACTTTGACTCGAGCACTTTTATTCTAGAGAATCTCTCTAGATAcgttgtttttgtttgcaaGGATAAGACAGTGATTCGTTGTGCACCTAAGAAGAGGATACTTACGAATAACGGTGATACAATTGCCATAACGTTCCACAGGGAGATTATAGATAATTGGAGATCGATGGTCTATGATGAATTTCTTAAAAAATGTGAGATTAGAATACAGGTTTTTGGTGACTTTAGTAAAGAGATTTATGCTTTTATTAACTACAATTTACCGAAAAGAGAGATTAGTAACGAGGttgaaatgtttgattACGTATGTGAAAGCACTCCTAAAGCTCTACTGCCTCATGATACAAGAGAAACTTCGACGAAGATACTTGCAATAATTTCtgataaggaaaaataTGTTATTGATGAGACAACAGAGGAAGAAAACGATGTTTACGAAGCTGAAGAGCAAAACGGGGATAGAATTAAGCATAAGGAccaaaaagaaggagaagaaaaagaagacaGATTTGAAGAGACTAGatatgatgaagatgaagatttctTTTATTGGAAGACCCTTTCCGATGAGGAAGTTTTATCTGACTCAATTTCAGCAGCATCAACCATTGAGCTTGCAGAAAATTACGCCGATAATTTGGATCTGATAGCATTTGATGTTTGTAGCTCTAATGAGATAGAGTTGGGTGGCCAAACTTTCGGAAAGAGaacatttgataaaatagaCTACGCagatgacgaagatgaCAATCGTTTGAAGGCATTAGAGATGAAgcttgaagaaaaggaaagagaaatcaaaaagttaAAGGGCAATACACCCTGTAGTAGAACTATCAAACCATTTTTAGCTGGTGCACTAACAGCAACTGTTGCAACTGTCAGTGCACTCTACCACATTGGCTCCAGGATGACCTAATTATTGATCttgatttctatttttattttgctttttgttttcttctctttcagTTATCAATCCTTAGTATTGATTtatagtttctttttcgtatACCCAATTTTCTAAAGTTTTAAAtcatatatataaatatctatctatctatctatatctatctatctattcatctatatttatatatatatatatttgagTATATTATATGCTAGGTTTGTCCAAA
Encoded proteins:
- a CDS encoding uncharacterized protein (PKUD0D02440) is translated as MVNGDMRNIQTEIELATTLVQSSIIKPRYRDEDILFSTIGVYEDDNLLQHMNSNLAYVLPGSNNILFVRSNYTSALFYTLMRRILAIFFSMYRFFLLSLSISLDLIDKGESLFWCLLSFLPFPEDVSEVGPAAVYSSTSVDKVSLGGEEAASHSINVTSLREDMGNHLKSYGLLPTRIGNRILEKSLMASVPRNRLHIRRVTASWCVPYHMCFIFEMSPLVVPQPPEVPTPYLDFDKKMVVPDKKDIAKVLSKRAEWSSLHHTHKAAEKFRLVYEASKCIAWAACSGVRIVTVFESNGYAWLDMPKIATVVYEEINSLTDSSYSVFDNIKLVNLQTAETYDVFPKESKIRQLDSNQFGNNKEFDPNLDGSQETYKEVLEEVVPAPEPIVSYTCKTEAKIPLDARHMFRTNLTVFFQSNKDSDTKQVLAHKVKRKICDILNKKPSLNSKSLKHSPLNPVYIDLEQYVDPEIIYRFHSSSQNPNSLTGYPLVPLVTGTKVSDTVATKSLGTLHRDTRVPIFISQGRPVNFAQFVKGIMTFHEMLKRG
- a CDS encoding uncharacterized protein (PKUD0D02430; similar to Saccharomyces cerevisiae YDR513W (GRX2) and YCL035C (GRX1); ancestral locus Anc_1.38), translated to MSQQTVAQVQDLIKSHKVFVASKTYCPYCSATKKFLEDVYPDAYVLELDTIDNGSEIQQVLAEITGQRTVPNIFINEKHIGGNSDLQALGKEKVKQLIGA
- a CDS encoding uncharacterized protein (PKUD0D02400; similar to Saccharomyces cerevisiae YKL025C (PAN3); ancestral locus Anc_2.669), whose amino-acid sequence is MSSTPYDWAKNIPCRNIQIHGFCKFEHKGCSYNHDLASKESSIEAPPSASTSESMSDNHKSKGLNGPKLNTSITSSNNTFAEQNSISSPVTSAQHFKPTLLKQSSSFSNEIGPNGVSSSARKFNVASPAFTPISANKFSAMSPSLDTIPTFTPSNIPVPNYDQTHPQQEEPSAVASTLRSPTNDLNVSSGKPHTSNESPLNDMNSLKSSISTATSFNPVTAPIFTPDSNLPSNPTTDAHFHSQPLGEQLFYQNTNPYPVNFLLYAPPPPPHIELNKRSNERTVNDLFIDNKLREYLQMKNEESLKSISHTELDLPRNVGVYHSLYPIDKNFDYSTKSFGYTSIVYKCMSNTDGRLYAMRRLQNVPISSASVLNSVKKWKKLNCSNVVKIHEVFTSRAFNDNSLVLIYDYYPMSLNLMENHFMSLPGKNPELITEDCLWNYTIQLLNAITEASKLSLTIGELNPSKIIITNKGRIRLSAVAIKDIIKDVKNSLNNTGAVAKKEEPPESSDLLELGKLIFFLAKSTTLIQEPSDDPAKIVAQLKYSSAFKDALLYLLSGSPTIEEFQRLVAPMILKLADGLQNSCDAMESTLMGELENARLVRLFAKLDFISERPEMVKDGSWSETGERYPIKLFKDYVFHQVDDNGNPVVDLTHVINCLNKLDAGVDENLLLVSPDEMTCLIMSYKELKELINKTFLTLLGKE
- a CDS encoding uncharacterized protein (PKUD0D02410); this translates as MLTTKTSHSRKKCHIQNKLRRFGIKLNRWWIYYWYTGNPEDDPTLLTSRPRNTPLISLRNDEYCRYISQNVFVQVRGNNFWKSPSNFNIGGVRNPLQQINVGVPILSPKRHSKRKQNLHIIRNPEIYQDEDKENIAVKCILIPEEPTERYKEEINIVDTEETNSLDSFERILRGSIDSTYGKLFSLHFCKPIVGKERKKPFCEESYTSEKRVQSNLLPLIISEPSDGVNDPTSGKTIDNMILQKWDRHIIQQTEAVVFGFDEDQIDMQGGLKVQKSSDGVANNNPKLEEGGDLGNLLPLEVNSILSEDEIALIPLIQKAEFFTKDTTLRDNHTQPLLTVRCSFESCDEIKEYQAKHGVGKYIVETTNSIPMKKRADKSFYRNAIFKIPYSKSKESDEITLGFQLLGKIRHCFHQILGGRGTVKVTKIEQHNEEQKIKNGHVSHLHQWESCHDVGAHKYNDSESSVFGAGAGAGTVAGAKGENMVTNKSPDPGLIYKTESLFFGDYNIDFFCKENGDNLTQRFACIQNITSQK
- a CDS encoding uncharacterized protein (PKUD0D02445), whose amino-acid sequence is MGRKVAKKIPPTFKYLGFEEVGYLSVGRASSKDQTRSLNSKGGIYMFHPNVSASHLKFHYNFDSSTFILENLSRYVVFVCKDKTVIRCAPKKRILTNNGDTIAITFHREIIDNWRSMVYDEFLKKCEIRIQVFGDFSKEIYAFINYNLPKREISNEVEMFDYVCESTPKALLPHDTRETSTKILAIISDKEKYVIDETTEEENDVYEAEEQNGDRIKHKDQKEGEEKEDRFEETRYDEDEDFFYWKTLSDEEVLSDSISAASTIELAENYADNLDLIAFDVCSSNEIELGGQTFGKRTFDKIDYADDEDDNRLKALEMKLEEKEREIKKLKGNTPCSRTIKPFLAGALTATVATVSALYHIGSRMT
- a CDS encoding uncharacterized protein (PKUD0D02420; similar to Saccharomyces cerevisiae YHR005C (GPA1); ancestral locus Anc_2.643), which codes for MGCTTSKIEPNKTSSEDSNFPNSSIQHRQPDIDQLQKWQDNRLEKMMQQGKANKKNQIKMLLLGAGESGKSTVLKQMRLLHLGGFTVQEKIQYKNIIWADTVASMQTLIIQARNLGLELESDDPTSELYSSKQMILHYKPLESIDTPAAGGVAFLKDYLVKYSEKSATDRRNKSSGRADVGWMEHSNPTDGSLVSDDILNDYKETDELLKDYAGNDSHSPIEDKSGNSVSKRDVADAIAKLWSYDRGIRRCFQKSNLFQLEGSSPYFFDNVQNYADEEYMCTEDDILKGRIKTTGITETNFNINGIKFKLLDAGGQRSERKKWIHCFQDITCACFVLAVSEYDQMLFEDERVNRMYEAIMLFDSLVNSKWFANTPFILFLNKVDLLHDKVRKSPLRKYFPDFDGKSNDAEDALRYFENLFLSLNKSKRPIYVHRTCATDTQSMKFILTAVTDMVIQHNLKKSGLF